In a single window of the Panthera uncia isolate 11264 chromosome B2 unlocalized genomic scaffold, Puncia_PCG_1.0 HiC_scaffold_25, whole genome shotgun sequence genome:
- the LOC125939377 gene encoding histone H2A type 1-E yields the protein MSGRGKQGGKARAKAKTRSSRAGLQFPVGRVHRLLRKGNYAERVGAGAPVYLAAVLEYLTAEILELAGNAARDNKKTRIIPRHLQLAIRNDEELNKLLGRVTIAQGGVLPNIQAVLLPKKTESHHKAKGK from the coding sequence ATGTCTGGACGCGGGAAGCAGGGCGGCAAGGCTCGCGCCAAGGCCAAGACGCGCTCGTCGCGGGCCGGGCTGCAGTTCCCGGTGGGGCGCGTGCACCGCCTGCTCCGCAAGGGCAACTACGCCGAGCGGGTCGGGGCCGGCGCGCCGGTGTACCTGGCGGCCGTGCTGGAGTACCTGACGGCCGAGATCCTGGAGCTGGCGGGCAACGCGGCCCGCGACAACAAGAAGACGCGCATCATCCCGCGCCACCTGCAGCTGGCCATCCGCAACGACGAGGAGCTCAACAAGCTGCTGGGCCGCGTCACCATCGCGCAGGGCGGCGTCCTGCCCAACATCCAGGCCGTGCTGCTGCCCAAGAAGACCGAGAGCCACCACAAGGCCAAGGGCAAATAA
- the LOC125939393 gene encoding histone H2B type 1-C/E/F/G/I: MPEPAKSAPAPKKGSKKAVTKAQKKDGKKRKRSRKESYSVYVYKVLKQVHPDTGISSKAMGIMNSFVNDIFERIAGEASRLAHYNKRSTITSREIQTAVRLLLPGELAKHAVSEGTKAVTKYTSSK, translated from the coding sequence ATGCCTGAGCCAGCCAAGTCAGCTCCCGCCCCGAAGAAGGGCTCGAAGAAAGCGGTGACCAAGGCGCAGAAGAAGGACGGCAAGAAGCGCAAGCGCAGCCGCAAGGAGAGCTACTCGGTGTACGTGTACAAGGTGCTGAAGCAGGTGCACCCCGACACCGGCATCTCGTCCAAGGCCATGGGCATCATGAACTCGTTCGTGAACGACATCTTCGAGCGCATCGCGGGCGAGGCGTCGCGCCTGGCGCATTACAACAAGCGCTCGACCATCACGTCCCGGGAGATCCAGACGGCCGTGCGCCTGCTGCTGCCCGGGGAGCTGGCCAAGCACGCCGTGTCCGAGGGCACCAAGGCCGTCACCAAGTACACCAGCTCCAAGTGA